The sequence ACGCACCTTGGATGCATACCTAGCTGGAGTGCTAGTGATAAGATGTTTAAGTGTGCCTGTCATGGTGGAGAGTTTAACGCTGATGGTATGAATGTATTTGGTCCGCCACCACGCCCACTAGATATTCCACCATTTAAAATTGATGGGACTAAGCTTGTACTAGGCGAAGAAGGCCCTGAGTACAAAAAATTAGTCGCTACAGCGTAAGGGAGGATCTATGGCACATATTACAAAAGCTACAAGCGTAAGAGATTGGTTCGATCAGCGTATAGCTCTTACAAAATTATGGAATGTCCTAGCAGGGCAATACTGGATACCTAAAAATATCAATTTTCTTTGGGCAATGGGTGTAGTTTTAACTGTACTTTTTACCCTACTTTTTATAAGCGGTTTATTATTGCTAATGTACTATAAACCAGATGCAAATTTAGCCTTTGATAGTGTGAATTACACTATTATGAAAGAAGTTGAATATGGCTGGTTATGGCGTCATATTCACGCAGTTGCAGCCTCTGTTATATTTTTAATCATCTATATTCACGCATTTGTAGGTATTTACTACGGTTCATACAAAAAAGGTCGTGAGATGATTTGGATTAGTGGTATGCTACTTTTCTTAATATTCTCTGCTGAGGCATTTAGTGGATATATGCTACCATGGGGACAGATGAGCTACTGGGCAGCGCAAGTTATCACACAACTATTTGGTGGAATTCCATTTATTGGCGGTGCTCTTGTAGAGTGGATTAGAGGCGATTATGCAGTTAGCGATCCTACACTTACAAGATTCTTTATGCTTCATGTTTGCTTATTACCGATTGTTATCATAATGGTTATAGGTGTTCACTTCTATACTTTACGTATCCCTCATGTTAATAACCTTGAAGGCGAAGAGATTGATTTTGAATTAGAAGCTGAAAAATATCTAAAAGGCGATACTGTAAATTCAAAAGTTATTCCATTTTGGCCAGGATTTTTAAGTAAAGATTTCTTCTATGTATCTTTATTTATGATTTTCTTCTTCTATTTAGTAAGTTTCCATTTCAATTTTGCTATGGATCCAATCAACTTCGATCCTGCAAATGCTGCTAAAACTCCAACTCATATCTATCCTGAGTGGTATTTCTTATGGCAATATGAAATTTTACGCGGTTTCTTCTTTGATATTGGACCTTTAAAAGCAGCTGATATTGGTGCTTTAGCTATGGCGTTTGCTGGTATTTCGCTATTCTTTATGCCTCTATATGATAGAAGCGATGTAGTAGCTCCAGCTCATAAAAGAAAAGGTTTCTTTATATGGTTCTGGTTACTTATTATCGATTTAATTATCCTAACAGTGTATGGCAAACTTCCTCCAACAGGATTTAATGCTTGGATAGGATTTTTCTCTTCAGTTGGCTTCCTTGCGTTGCTACTTGTAGTACTTCCTATCATCACAATCAAGGAAAGAAAGGCAAATAAATGAAAGAATTAAAAGCGTTTTTAATTGTCGTCCTTGTTACAGGCGCTATTTATTGGGGTGTTGAGCCTTACGCACATTCAATTTTACACCCACATGTTGAACCAGCTAATTTTGACTTTGCCAAAGAGGATACAACTCTAGCAAAAACAAATGTAGAAAAAGCAGAAGCTGCTTTAAAAGCCGCTCAAACTAGCGGTGATAAAAGCATTATTGATGGTGCTACAAAAACTCTAGAAAATGCAAAAGCTGAACTAGAAAAATATAGTACATTTTGGGCTGATATCAATAGCATTGACCTTAGCAAAGGCGATGCAGCTTCAGGTGCAAATTTAGTAGCAGCTGCTGGATGTACAGCATGCCACAGCATTAAATCAGCTGGTTTTGAACCGGCAATGGATGATAAAAGTGCTAGCGAGGCTTATGGTGTTGCTCCTCCAGATCTTAGCAATATCGGATATCTTTATGATGGTAAATTCCTAGCCGCTCTTATTAAAGATCCAGCTATGGCGTTAAAAGTTACTCATAAATTTAATGATACAAACCCATTTCCTATGACAGCTTTCTATGGTGCTGGCGGTGATTTAAATCAAGAAATAGCAGACTTAGTAGCATATTTCAAAAGCATAGCACCAAAAGAGATGAGCGATAGAGATGTATTTATAGAGTCTTGTGCTAGATGCCATGATATGAAATATGTAAATGTATTTGCTAATGGCAACAAACAAAGCATAGCAAATTATCTAGGTATGACGCCTCCTGATCTATCTATGTATATTAGATCTAGAAGCGAACTATATCTAAATAATTTCATCAATGATACTCAAAAAATGCTTCCAGGCACATCTATGCCGCGTGTAGGCTTAAATGAAAAAGCTCAAAAGCAAGTTATTGAGTATATGAGAGAAGCCGGTGATAGCAAAAAAGAAGAAAGAGAGACAACAGGTATCTATATCATGATTTATTTTGCTATTCTTAGTGTATTTGCTTGGGCATGGAAACGCAAAATTTGGTCTAAACTACATTAATATACTTAAAAGATTTAGGGTGATTTTCACTCTAAATCTTAGTAAGTCTTACATATTTCTAACTTTTTGTATTGTCTATATTTTTTGAATTTTGTTTTGCCATGTTTAAGGGTGTATATTTTAAATTTCGTAATAAATTTTTATTTCTATTTAGATTGATGTGATATAACTATATTTTAATGCTAAATTTACAAAGGAGATTTAATAAAAAATTTCGCTTTAAAAATATCTCTTGTTGCCTCTATGGTTTATTCGTTTGCACTTGCTGATGGTCTATTTACAGGAATTGAGAGCGACTACTCTTTTCAATGAAATTTAAAAGTAAAATATAATAACGCAGGAGATACTGGAATAATAAAATATAAAAAGGCTCAAGCAGGTATTGGGCTAAAAGCTGGTTACGACTTTGATAGATATAGGGTTTATAGCTCTTACATATATGATTTTCAAGCTAGTAAAGATATGAGTTATGATCCAGATTATACTGTAAAATGGCTAACTCATAAATTCATCCTTGGAGCTGACTATATCCCATCTATAACAGATAATTTCAAATTAGCAGTTGGTCCATATGGTGGATACTCTAGATTAAAAGTAAAAATCAACGATATTACAGGATATAGTGATAAAGATAGCAAAAATGGTTGGCTAATTGGTACAAAAATAGGTGGAATTTATTCATTTGATAAAAATAATGAATTGGAATTTGGCTTTAAAGCTGATAAGACAAATTATGGGAAAATGGAATTTGATTCTGAAGAATTTAACGCTGATAATGTAAAAGAGATAAACTATGGCTTATATTTAGGATATAACTATAAATTCTAAAAAACTTAACAGATCGTATTTTATAGTCTGCTTAAACTAACTTTATAATAAATGAAAACTATATTTATAAAAACTTTTGCGATATTAAGTAAATTTATTTATTATAAATTTGATAATTTTGAGTAATTTTTGCCAAAATGCTTGACAAATATCAAAAAATATTGTATAATTACAACTCATTTTTAGATTGGGGTATCGCCAAGCGGTAAGGCAACAGGTTTTGGTCCTGTCATTCAGAGGTTCGAATCCTCTTACCCCATCCACCCCACATATTATGACGCGAGATGGAGCAGTGGTAGCTCATCGGGCTCATAACCCGAGGGTCGGGGGTTCAAGTCCCTCTCTCGCAACCAATATCCATAAAATCAGATTTTAAAATATATAATTTATTTCTTATAAGATACTTAAATTTTACTTTACTGATTTTAAAATATTTTCAATAACACTTAGCGACATTTTCATATCTTTAGTTATATACCTTTGAGTAGTGGCAATATTAGTATGCCCTAAACAATAACTAACTAATTCAACAGATGTTCCTAAATGATTTATAGAATAAGTTGCTATCAAGTGTCTTATATCGTGTAATCTAAGCTTAGGTAGATTATTGGTTTTTAACAATCTGTGCCAAGATTTACGCAAATCAACTCTTTTTTATTGGCAAAAATTAAATTTACTAGATAGATGAGTATTTTAAATATGCATACTTAAAACTAGTTTTAATGCTAGTGTGCTTTAATTCTGCATTAGCCTATGTGCAAAGAATTTCTTAATACTTGCTGTGCATATGTATTAATATATTGATTATATTCCTTAGCATTATGGCGCAAATTAAACCCTAGTGTTTCATTATCTTTTTAACTATAGTCACTTTGGGATTAGTTTAGATCAGTTATTTTACAATTTAAATAATTATCCTTGTCAAATCCTTAACTTTACCACTAGCTATAATGGATCAAAACTCTCTTTTTAATCATAGTAGAATACGTTTTAACTGCTCTGATAATGGTCTATATACTAAAAGTTGACAAAAAACAATCAAGCATAGTCTTGACTTCACCACTCTTATTATCTACTTTATAAAGTGTGATTTAAATAAAATAATTCCATACTTTTTAGCTAATATTTATTAAATTTGGATAAAATATTGAGCAGATTTTTCAAGGAAAAAGATGGAAGATAATATTTTTAACTCAAATCAAGATGTAACAACCATAGATGTAGAGGACTCGATAAAAGCTAGCTATCTAGACTATTCGATGAGCGTTATCATAGGTAGGGCGTTGCCAGATGCTAGAGATGGGCTAAAGCCAGTGCATAGAAGAATCCTATATGCTATGAATGACTTAGGCGTAGGTAGTCGCAGCCCGTATAAAAAGTCTGCTCGTATCGTAGGTGATGTAATCGGTAAATACCATCCACACGGCGATACAGCTGTATATGATGCGTTAGTTAGAATGGCTCAGAGCTTCTCTATGAGAATTCCAGCCGTAGATGGCCAAGGAAACTTCGGCTCAGTAGATGGTGATAACGCAGCTGCGATGCGTTATACCGAGGCTAGAATGACGGTTTTAGCTGAAGAGTTATTAAAAGATTTAGATAGAGATACGGTTGATTTTATCCCTAATTATGATGATAGTTTGAGCGAGCCAGATGTTTTGCCCGCACGAGTCCCAAATTTATTACTAAATGGTAGTAGCGGTATCGCCGTTGGTATGGCTACAAATATCCCACCACATAGTCTAGATGAACTAGTAGATGGTCTTTTGGTTTTGCTAGAAAACAAAAGTGCCACACTAGAAGATATAATGACACATATCAAAGGCCCAGACTTTCCAACCGGTGGTATAATCTTTGGTAAAAAGGGGATAATGGAGGCTTACCGCACCGGTAGAGGTAGGATAAAATTAAGAGCCAAAACCCATATAGAAAAAAAGCCAAACAAAGATGTAATAGTTGTAGATGAACTTCCATATCAAGTAAATAAAGCCAAACTTCACTCAGATATAGCAGAATTAGTCAAAGAAAAGCAGATAGAAGGCATTAGCGAAGTTCGTGATGAGAGCGATAGAGATGGAATTCGCCTTGTTATAGAGCTTAAGCGTGATGCTATGAGCGATATTGTCTTAAATAATCTATTTAAATCAACTCAAATGGAAGTAACATTTGGGGTGATTATGCTAGCTATAAATAATAAAGAACCAAAGATATTTTCACTAATTGAGCTTTTAAGACTATTCTTAAACCATAGAAAAACAGTAATTATTAGAAGAACTATCTTTGATTTACAAAAAGCTAGAGCTAGAGCGCACATTTTAGAAGGGCTAAAAATCGCTTTAGATAATATAGATGATGTAATAGCTTTGATTAAGACCAGTGCTGATACAAATATCGCTAGAGATGGATTGATGGCTAAATTCGGTCTAAGTGAGCTACAAAGTAACGCAATTTTGGATATGAGATTAAGCAAACTCACTGGATTAGAGCGTGAAAAACTAGAGGCTGAGCTAAAAGAGATCTTAGAATTAATTAATAAGCTTGATGCAATCTTAAAAAGCGAGGAGCTAATTGAAGCCATTATAAAAGATGAGCTTTTAGAGATCAAATCTAAATTTAAATGTCCAAGAATTACTGAAATTATCGATGATTATGACGATATTGACGTAGAAGACCTAATCCCTAATGAAAATATGGTAGTAACCATCACTCATAGGGGCTATATCAAGCGTGTACCAAGTAAAAGTTATGAAAAACAAAAACGTGGCGGTAAAGGCAAAGTCGCAGTAACTACATATGATGATGATTTTATAGAGAGTTTCTTTACTTGTATGAGTCATGATACGCTGATGTTTGTAACTGATCGTGGGCAACTATATTGGCTAAAAGTATATAAAATCCCAGAAGGCAGCCGCACCGCTAAAGGAAAAGCTGTAGTAAATTTAATCAATCTTCAACCAGATGAAAAGATTAAAGCAATTATTCCGACTACTGATTTTTCTAAAAATAAATCTTTAGCATTCTTTACTAAAAATGGTCTTGTAAAAAGAACAAATTTAAGCGAATATCAAAACATCAGAAGCATCGGTGTTAAAGCTATAAATTTAGATGAAAACGATGAATTAGTAACAGTAGTTATAGCCACAAGTGACTATGATGAAAAAGTATTAGATGACCCAGATATAATAGTAGAAAATGAGCTTGAAGAGAGTGGATTTGATGCTCTTGAAGAGGTTATTGATAGCGAAATAGAAGCAATATCCGAACTTGAAGAGAGCGAGATAGAACATATTCTTGAAAGTATTGATGAGCTTCCAGAATCTAGTGATGAAAAGATGTTATTTGTCGTAACTAAAAAAGGTATGTGTATTAAATTTCCACTAAGCAAAGTTAGACAAATTGGCCGTGTATCCCGCGGAGTAACTGCTATCAGATTTAAAGAAGAAGGCGATGAAGTAGTAGGTGCTGTCGTTATAGAGAACGATACACAAGAAATTCTAAGCGTTAGTCAAAAAGGTATAGGCAAACGTACAACTGCTGATGAGTATAGACTTCAAAGTCGTGGCGGTAAAGGTGTTATTTGTATGAAACTAACATCAAAAACCAAAGACCTAGTCGGTGTAGTTATGGTGGATGAAAGCATGGATTTAATGGCTCTTACAAGCAGCGGTAAGATGATTAGAGTAGATATGCAAACAATCAGAAAAGCTGGTCGCAACACAAGCGGCGTAATCGTTGTAAATGTCGGTAGCGATGAAGTTGTCAGCATTGCAAGATGCCCTAAAGAAGAGAGCGATGATCAAGATATGGATATCATCGATGATGATTTTATAGCTGAACAAATGGCTAAAATTGAAGAAGCGGAATAATATTTGCTTTATAAAATTTAAATTCAAATTTAAAAGGTTGTAAGGTATGAAAAGAGTTTTATACACACTGGTTGCAGGTTTAGCATTAGCAGGTTGTGCAAATGCATCTGGTTCTAATCAACAACCAGCTGAAGTAATTGTCCAAAAAGTCGATAAAGAGGATATTAGAGAGATCATTCAAAATGAAAAAATGATCCCAGCTATGAATGCTGATAATGAGGTAGCATTTAGTGCTATTGGCGAGGGAATTCCGCCGCTTGATACTGTGAGTCCGGCTCAGGCTCGTGCATTAGCTAAACGTTCAGCAATTACAGATGGTCATAGACAGCTAGCAGCTAAACTTTATGGTGTTAAAATTAATGCTAAAGATACAGTAAAAGATGCAATGTTGCAAAGTTCAGTTATTGAAGGCAGAGTTTTAGGCCTTATCAAAAATGCTTCAGTAATCAACCAAGACTTTAAAGATGGTCTATATAGAGTTGAAATGGAGCTAAAAATAGATAGAGAAAAGTGGCTAGAACTTTTTGCTTATTAATATTTGTGCTAAATAACCTATTTGGCGGTGATGAGTTTATCTTTTGGGCTAGATTAATTACCGTCAATGGGATACTTAGTAGCGATGAGATCACTATATCTAGATCGATGGTTAAAGGATATAAAAGTAGTCAAATTATATGCTCTATTCCAATCTCAAAACCGACAAATTTAACTGCTTATGAGTATTTAAATTTACACAAAAATGAACTATTTGACTGCTTTGTTTCAGAAGAAGTAAGAATTCTAGATAACTCAACTACATATCCAAACTCAGCTCTTTTTACCACAGAATTAACTATCACCCCTATCCGCTTTATAGTGGAATTTAAGCCCCAAGGTGCTACAATAAGCAAAATTATAAGGTAAATCATGAATGTTGTAATTGTAGAAGATGATATAAATATGCGTAAATCCCTTGAGATCGCTTTAGGTGATTATAATGAGTTTAGTGTAAAATCTTATAAAAGTGCTACTGAAGCACTTAAAAAATTAAGTAACGATACTGATGTCATAGTAACTGATATAAACATGCCTGGAATGGATGGACTAGAGTTTATAAAAGAACTTGGTGGCAAATACGATGTAATTATTATGACAGGAAATGCCACACTAAATAGGGCTATTGAGAGTGTTCGCCTTGGGGTGAAGGATTTTTTGACCAAGCCATTTGATATTGATACTTTAGCTACAGCAATTAAACGAACTAGCGTAATAACTCAAAAAACTAAAACTAAAACACCAGATACCACCACAGGGATAAAAAGTAGTAATTTTTTAGCCGCTTCTGCAAATTTAGACAAAACTCTAAATATTGCCAAAAAGGCAGCCCAAACCGATGTAAGCGTGATGATAATGGGAGAAAGTGGCGTAGGTAAAGAGCTTTTTAGCAGATATATCCATGAAAATTCAAAGCGAAAAGATTCAGCATTAATGGCTATTAATATGGCTGCAATACCTGAAAATTTACTTGAAAGTGAACTATATGGATATGAAAAGGGTGCTTTTACCGATGCTACAGCAACTAAAAAAGGGCTTTTTGAACTAGCAAATGGTGGAACTCTATTTTTAGATGAGATTGGAGAGATGCCACTAAATTTACAACCTAAGCTTTTGCGTGCGATTCAAGAGCGTGAGATCGTTCGTGTAGGAGCTAGCAAACCAATTAAAATAGATGTAAGAATCGTAAGCGCAACCAATGCGAATTTAGAACAAAAAGTTGCAAATGGTGAGTTTAGAGAGGATCTATTTTATCGTTTAAATACTGTTCCGCTTAAAATTCCACCACTTAGAGAACGCAAAGATGAGATTGTAGATATCGCAAATGCTACACTTAAGCGAGTTTGTGTTGAGTATGAATTAGGTAAAAAAGAGTTTAGTCAAGAGGCTATTGATGAGCTTTTAAATTATGATTATCCAGGTAATATTAGGGAGCTTATTAGTATTGTTGAGCGTGCCGCTATACTAAGTGAAGGTAGTAGTATTAGTAAAGAGGATCTGTTTATTTACGCTAAAAAGTAATTTAA is a genomic window of Campylobacter devanensis containing:
- a CDS encoding cytochrome b; amino-acid sequence: MAHITKATSVRDWFDQRIALTKLWNVLAGQYWIPKNINFLWAMGVVLTVLFTLLFISGLLLLMYYKPDANLAFDSVNYTIMKEVEYGWLWRHIHAVAASVIFLIIYIHAFVGIYYGSYKKGREMIWISGMLLFLIFSAEAFSGYMLPWGQMSYWAAQVITQLFGGIPFIGGALVEWIRGDYAVSDPTLTRFFMLHVCLLPIVIIMVIGVHFYTLRIPHVNNLEGEEIDFELEAEKYLKGDTVNSKVIPFWPGFLSKDFFYVSLFMIFFFYLVSFHFNFAMDPINFDPANAAKTPTHIYPEWYFLWQYEILRGFFFDIGPLKAADIGALAMAFAGISLFFMPLYDRSDVVAPAHKRKGFFIWFWLLIIDLIILTVYGKLPPTGFNAWIGFFSSVGFLALLLVVLPIITIKERKANK
- a CDS encoding c-type cytochrome, whose product is MKELKAFLIVVLVTGAIYWGVEPYAHSILHPHVEPANFDFAKEDTTLAKTNVEKAEAALKAAQTSGDKSIIDGATKTLENAKAELEKYSTFWADINSIDLSKGDAASGANLVAAAGCTACHSIKSAGFEPAMDDKSASEAYGVAPPDLSNIGYLYDGKFLAALIKDPAMALKVTHKFNDTNPFPMTAFYGAGGDLNQEIADLVAYFKSIAPKEMSDRDVFIESCARCHDMKYVNVFANGNKQSIANYLGMTPPDLSMYIRSRSELYLNNFINDTQKMLPGTSMPRVGLNEKAQKQVIEYMREAGDSKKEERETTGIYIMIYFAILSVFAWAWKRKIWSKLH
- a CDS encoding tyrosine-type recombinase/integrase, with the translated sequence MRKSWHRLLKTNNLPKLRLHDIRHLIATYSINHLGTSVELVSYCLGHTNIATTQRYITKDMKMSLSVIENILKSVK
- the gyrA gene encoding DNA gyrase subunit A; the encoded protein is MEDNIFNSNQDVTTIDVEDSIKASYLDYSMSVIIGRALPDARDGLKPVHRRILYAMNDLGVGSRSPYKKSARIVGDVIGKYHPHGDTAVYDALVRMAQSFSMRIPAVDGQGNFGSVDGDNAAAMRYTEARMTVLAEELLKDLDRDTVDFIPNYDDSLSEPDVLPARVPNLLLNGSSGIAVGMATNIPPHSLDELVDGLLVLLENKSATLEDIMTHIKGPDFPTGGIIFGKKGIMEAYRTGRGRIKLRAKTHIEKKPNKDVIVVDELPYQVNKAKLHSDIAELVKEKQIEGISEVRDESDRDGIRLVIELKRDAMSDIVLNNLFKSTQMEVTFGVIMLAINNKEPKIFSLIELLRLFLNHRKTVIIRRTIFDLQKARARAHILEGLKIALDNIDDVIALIKTSADTNIARDGLMAKFGLSELQSNAILDMRLSKLTGLEREKLEAELKEILELINKLDAILKSEELIEAIIKDELLEIKSKFKCPRITEIIDDYDDIDVEDLIPNENMVVTITHRGYIKRVPSKSYEKQKRGGKGKVAVTTYDDDFIESFFTCMSHDTLMFVTDRGQLYWLKVYKIPEGSRTAKGKAVVNLINLQPDEKIKAIIPTTDFSKNKSLAFFTKNGLVKRTNLSEYQNIRSIGVKAINLDENDELVTVVIATSDYDEKVLDDPDIIVENELEESGFDALEEVIDSEIEAISELEESEIEHILESIDELPESSDEKMLFVVTKKGMCIKFPLSKVRQIGRVSRGVTAIRFKEEGDEVVGAVVIENDTQEILSVSQKGIGKRTTADEYRLQSRGGKGVICMKLTSKTKDLVGVVMVDESMDLMALTSSGKMIRVDMQTIRKAGRNTSGVIVVNVGSDEVVSIARCPKEESDDQDMDIIDDDFIAEQMAKIEEAE
- a CDS encoding LPP20 family lipoprotein is translated as MKRVLYTLVAGLALAGCANASGSNQQPAEVIVQKVDKEDIREIIQNEKMIPAMNADNEVAFSAIGEGIPPLDTVSPAQARALAKRSAITDGHRQLAAKLYGVKINAKDTVKDAMLQSSVIEGRVLGLIKNASVINQDFKDGLYRVEMELKIDREKWLELFAY
- a CDS encoding sigma-54-dependent transcriptional regulator, which translates into the protein MNVVIVEDDINMRKSLEIALGDYNEFSVKSYKSATEALKKLSNDTDVIVTDINMPGMDGLEFIKELGGKYDVIIMTGNATLNRAIESVRLGVKDFLTKPFDIDTLATAIKRTSVITQKTKTKTPDTTTGIKSSNFLAASANLDKTLNIAKKAAQTDVSVMIMGESGVGKELFSRYIHENSKRKDSALMAINMAAIPENLLESELYGYEKGAFTDATATKKGLFELANGGTLFLDEIGEMPLNLQPKLLRAIQEREIVRVGASKPIKIDVRIVSATNANLEQKVANGEFREDLFYRLNTVPLKIPPLRERKDEIVDIANATLKRVCVEYELGKKEFSQEAIDELLNYDYPGNIRELISIVERAAILSEGSSISKEDLFIYAKK